The Microbulbifer hydrolyticus genome has a segment encoding these proteins:
- the lpxD gene encoding UDP-3-O-(3-hydroxymyristoyl)glucosamine N-acyltransferase: MSEQPTLALLAEKLGAEVRLAVGASDRLVPTGLNTLQDANKNEVSFLASAAYKRFLPSTRACAVLVTEEQADMCPVTALVVPNPYQAFALATSIYDRTPQYASGVDSSAVVAPTAQVHESAYVGPGAVIEAHARVAENAVIGAGSFVGVGTTIGARTRLFPGVVLYHGCMVGADCTIHSNTVVGADGFGFAPSDGKWIKIHQLGGVEIADEVEVGANTCIDRGALGNTVIGRGVKIDNMVQIAHNVQIGDYSAMAACSAVAGSAIIGKHCTIAGGVGIVGHVTIADRSHVTARTLVTKSIEEAGSYSSGTPFSDSRSWRRNAVRFGQLDQMARRVSSVEKALEKAGQGGASQEQVSGKSPDGGTS, encoded by the coding sequence ATGAGCGAGCAGCCAACACTGGCGCTGTTGGCTGAAAAGCTGGGCGCAGAAGTCCGCCTGGCGGTGGGTGCCAGTGACAGGCTGGTGCCCACAGGGCTCAACACCCTGCAAGACGCCAACAAAAATGAAGTCAGCTTTCTGGCCAGTGCAGCCTACAAGCGCTTCCTCCCTTCCACGCGCGCCTGTGCGGTACTGGTGACGGAAGAGCAGGCGGATATGTGCCCGGTCACTGCGCTGGTTGTCCCAAACCCCTATCAGGCTTTTGCGCTGGCGACGTCAATTTACGACCGGACGCCGCAATATGCCTCGGGTGTCGATTCGAGTGCGGTAGTGGCCCCTACCGCGCAAGTGCATGAGAGCGCCTATGTCGGACCGGGCGCCGTAATTGAGGCGCACGCGAGGGTTGCCGAAAATGCGGTAATCGGGGCAGGCAGTTTCGTCGGTGTTGGAACCACTATTGGCGCGCGTACTCGTCTCTTCCCCGGTGTTGTGCTCTACCATGGGTGTATGGTGGGCGCAGACTGTACCATTCACAGCAATACTGTAGTGGGGGCCGACGGCTTCGGCTTTGCCCCTAGCGACGGCAAGTGGATCAAGATCCATCAGCTTGGCGGTGTCGAGATTGCCGATGAAGTGGAGGTGGGCGCAAACACATGCATTGACCGGGGTGCGCTTGGCAATACGGTCATCGGTCGAGGGGTCAAGATCGACAACATGGTGCAAATCGCGCACAATGTGCAGATTGGTGACTACTCAGCCATGGCAGCCTGCTCTGCAGTGGCGGGTAGTGCCATTATCGGAAAACACTGCACCATTGCCGGTGGTGTGGGTATCGTCGGCCATGTGACCATTGCGGATCGTAGCCACGTTACTGCGCGCACTCTGGTCACCAAGTCCATTGAGGAAGCCGGCTCATACTCCAGTGGTACCCCTTTCTCGGATAGTCGTTCCTGGCGCCGTAATGCGGTGCGCTTCGGGCAGCTGGATCAGATGGCGCGGCGCGTAAGCAGCGTAGAAAAAGCGCTCGAAAAGGCCGGGCAGGGCGGTGCTTCACAGGAGCAGGTGTCAGGCAAATCACCGGACGGTGGAACGAGCTAG
- a CDS encoding OmpH family outer membrane protein, whose product MFKFVKASAILLAGLLFTGAAVAQTKVAVVNIQAAIMSTEKASSKINALKTSSEYSQLQNSAESIRAEVQKMAEDAQKNGVTWSDEKKAEHQRKMNFKRSDFETAVKKLRAMEGQAVQDLQKDLLPKAKSALEEVIKERKLDLVLDANSAVYAGTSANLTEELVKRLNAAK is encoded by the coding sequence GTGTTCAAATTTGTAAAAGCAAGTGCAATTCTACTGGCGGGCCTGCTGTTTACCGGTGCCGCGGTAGCGCAAACCAAGGTCGCCGTGGTTAATATCCAGGCCGCGATCATGAGCACTGAAAAAGCTTCCTCCAAGATCAATGCCCTGAAAACCAGTTCTGAGTATTCTCAACTGCAGAACAGCGCAGAAAGCATCCGCGCAGAAGTGCAGAAAATGGCAGAAGATGCGCAGAAAAACGGCGTAACCTGGTCCGACGAGAAGAAAGCGGAGCATCAGCGCAAAATGAACTTCAAGCGCTCCGATTTCGAAACCGCAGTCAAGAAGCTGCGTGCAATGGAGGGGCAGGCTGTACAGGATTTGCAAAAAGACCTTCTGCCTAAAGCCAAGTCTGCACTTGAAGAAGTAATTAAAGAGCGCAAGCTGGATCTGGTGCTGGACGCCAACTCCGCAGTATACGCTGGCACCAGTGCGAACCTTACCGAAGAGCTGGTAAAGCGCCTGAACGCTGCAAAGTAA
- the bamA gene encoding outer membrane protein assembly factor BamA, with protein MKNFLKAASFGLALPIAAYAQSFVVNDIRVEGLQRVSAGSVFAALPVRVGDQIESLDIQSATRALFRTGYFQDIQIGRENGVLVITVRERPAISKIEITGNKAIKTEDLLKGMNDNGLAEGQIFKRATLEGLAQELQRQYVAQGRYGASVKTEVKELPRNQVELKVVVDEGSVAAIKHINIVGNRAFSDEELGEIFELQTTGWLSWLNSDDKYSREKLTGDLERLESYYLDRGYLEFKIDSTQVSLSPDKQSVFITVNITEGDIYKVSDVELAGDPVVSEEEIRRLLLVRKGQTFSQVLMTTTSDYITKRLGNEGYTFAEVNGMPEANEEDKTVKVTFFIDPGKRAYVRRINFRGNTRTSDDVLRREMRQMESASASSARIEQSKVRLERLGYFKEVQVETTEVPGTSDQIDVEYTVEEQPSGTIGGTVGYAQGSGLVLGANVQENNWLGTGKSVGFAVNTSRYQSVVNFSYTDPYFTPDGVSRGFNVFYQERDYSEINLSSYNTTTYGAGLSFGYPISEISRVGLNVGFNHLELGSQRNSVKEISESPKPIEGVDAVYLNSTENNQLILDAIEAGEALDLSMPVQPDQLNTDLNGFIDLYGDAFDTWSLTTSYARSTLNRGILATRGASQRASVEIALPGGDLEYYKFIYTAQYFRPLTKDLTLRLRTRLGYAEGYGDTEQLPFFENFYGGGFGSVRGFERNTLGPRSTPATPYLLTPLSFTTTSPAAPCAVNEEGLTTKRCYIESEVDGDLAVQPNSRQPQPFGGNILVEGSAEVIFPIPFVKDQRSMQSAFFIDAGNVFSSSCGVSQLNCYDIDAKYLNVSAGIGLTWITGFGPLTFSLSKALEENDDDDVEVFQFSLGNSF; from the coding sequence ATGAAGAATTTCCTGAAAGCGGCTTCGTTTGGCCTGGCTCTGCCTATTGCAGCCTATGCCCAGTCGTTTGTGGTCAACGATATTCGCGTTGAAGGCTTGCAGCGTGTTTCCGCCGGCAGCGTGTTTGCCGCTTTGCCTGTACGCGTTGGCGATCAGATAGAAAGCCTTGATATCCAGAGTGCAACGCGTGCGCTCTTCCGCACCGGTTACTTTCAGGATATCCAGATAGGCCGGGAGAATGGCGTGTTGGTGATTACCGTGCGCGAGCGCCCGGCGATCTCCAAGATAGAAATCACCGGCAACAAGGCCATCAAGACCGAAGACCTGCTGAAGGGCATGAACGATAACGGCCTTGCTGAAGGGCAAATCTTCAAGCGTGCCACACTGGAAGGTCTGGCGCAGGAGCTCCAGCGCCAGTATGTCGCTCAGGGCCGCTACGGCGCCAGCGTGAAAACCGAAGTCAAAGAGCTGCCTCGCAACCAGGTGGAACTGAAGGTTGTGGTGGACGAAGGCTCCGTCGCTGCGATCAAGCACATCAATATTGTCGGCAATCGCGCATTTTCCGATGAAGAACTCGGTGAAATTTTCGAGCTTCAGACCACCGGCTGGTTGTCATGGCTGAACAGTGACGACAAGTACTCCCGGGAAAAGCTCACCGGTGACCTGGAGCGGCTGGAGTCTTATTACCTGGACCGCGGTTACCTGGAGTTCAAGATTGACTCCACGCAGGTATCCCTGAGCCCGGACAAACAGAGCGTATTTATCACCGTCAATATTACCGAAGGTGATATTTATAAGGTTTCTGATGTCGAGCTTGCCGGTGACCCCGTGGTGTCCGAGGAAGAAATCCGTCGCCTGTTACTGGTGCGCAAGGGGCAGACGTTCTCCCAGGTATTGATGACCACCACGTCTGACTACATCACCAAGCGCCTTGGAAACGAGGGCTATACCTTTGCCGAAGTCAATGGCATGCCGGAAGCCAATGAAGAAGACAAAACCGTCAAAGTGACCTTCTTTATCGATCCGGGTAAGCGCGCTTACGTGCGCCGCATTAACTTCCGTGGCAACACCCGTACCTCGGACGATGTACTGCGCCGTGAAATGCGACAGATGGAATCCGCTTCGGCGTCTTCTGCGCGTATCGAGCAGTCCAAAGTGCGCCTCGAGCGCCTGGGTTACTTCAAGGAAGTGCAGGTGGAAACCACTGAGGTTCCCGGCACTTCCGACCAGATCGATGTGGAGTACACCGTTGAGGAGCAGCCGTCCGGTACCATCGGTGGCACCGTGGGGTACGCCCAGGGTAGTGGCCTGGTGCTGGGTGCCAACGTCCAGGAGAACAACTGGCTGGGTACCGGTAAATCCGTAGGCTTTGCGGTGAACACCTCCAGATACCAGTCCGTGGTGAACTTCTCCTATACCGATCCGTACTTCACGCCGGACGGGGTAAGCCGTGGTTTCAATGTGTTCTATCAGGAGCGGGATTATTCCGAGATCAACCTCTCCAGCTATAACACCACCACCTACGGTGCCGGCCTCAGTTTCGGTTATCCGATCTCTGAAATTTCCCGTGTTGGCCTGAATGTCGGTTTTAATCACCTGGAGCTGGGTTCTCAGCGTAACTCGGTAAAAGAGATAAGTGAGTCGCCGAAACCAATTGAGGGTGTTGATGCGGTCTATCTAAACTCCACTGAAAACAATCAGTTAATCCTTGATGCCATTGAAGCTGGCGAGGCTCTTGACCTGAGTATGCCTGTACAGCCAGATCAGTTAAATACGGATTTAAATGGTTTCATAGATCTGTACGGCGATGCATTCGATACTTGGTCTCTGACGACCTCCTATGCTCGATCCACCTTGAACCGAGGTATTCTTGCTACTCGCGGTGCATCGCAGCGAGCCTCAGTGGAGATCGCACTTCCCGGTGGAGATCTCGAATACTACAAGTTTATTTACACCGCGCAGTATTTCCGCCCGCTGACCAAGGATCTCACCTTGCGCTTGCGCACGCGGCTGGGTTATGCAGAGGGTTATGGCGACACCGAGCAGCTGCCATTTTTCGAGAATTTCTACGGTGGTGGTTTTGGTTCTGTGCGAGGTTTTGAGCGAAATACTTTAGGCCCGCGTTCTACCCCCGCGACCCCATACCTGTTGACGCCTCTCTCTTTCACTACTACATCTCCAGCAGCTCCCTGTGCAGTGAATGAAGAAGGGCTTACAACCAAGCGGTGTTACATAGAGAGTGAAGTCGATGGTGATCTGGCGGTGCAGCCCAATAGCCGCCAGCCACAGCCTTTCGGTGGCAATATTTTGGTCGAAGGTAGTGCAGAAGTAATCTTCCCGATACCCTTTGTGAAAGATCAGCGCTCCATGCAGTCGGCATTTTTCATCGATGCGGGTAATGTTTTCAGTTCCAGCTGTGGCGTATCCCAGCTGAACTGTTACGATATCGACGCGAAATACCTCAACGTTTCGGCTGGTATCGGGCTGACCTGGATTACCGGTTTCGGTCCTCTGACTTTCAGCCTTTCCAAGGCGCTGGAAGAAAATGACGATGACGATGTGGAAGTATTCCAGTTCTCACTGGGTAACAGTTTCTAA